A DNA window from Tachysurus fulvidraco isolate hzauxx_2018 chromosome 4, HZAU_PFXX_2.0, whole genome shotgun sequence contains the following coding sequences:
- the nolc1 gene encoding nucleolar and coiled-body phosphoprotein 1 isoform X8 has protein sequence MAAGSSVPSDLYQHVYTFLLENKFTKAAKEFLKQAKVKPQDQNEDGLVDIFSFWVNSRGATKRKALPKGPEVNGPSAKKAKKDEESSSEEESSSDEEDATPVQKPAQAAAQVKKAAAAVPVKKAAAAVPVKKAAAAVPVKKAAESSSSEDSSDSEDEATTKVPVKKVTAVKPAVSSPATAARKKDTSSSSEESDSEEESAKPAAKAAKPTAVTPKPKAAPKAPAQKKQESSSSEESSSDSEDEAPAKAAVKATAPKKVPAPAKAANSSSSSDDDSSDEEEEKAPPSKKPKAGTYSAVPPPVAKRAPAPATKQDSSDSSEDSSDEEEEKKAPAPAKAVTPKPVAKKDESSSDSSDSSSEDEAKKPAAKAAPPKAAPPKAAPPKAKAPAVPKKTVAAPAKKEDDSSSSSDDDDEKEAKKPPTKATPAKSVLAAKATPAKKESSSSSSSEDSDDEDEEPTTKTPVTKATPAKATPAKATPAKATPAKATPAKATEESSSSSSEESDDEDEKAKTTAKPVPVKTPPAKATPAKKAVSSSSDSDSSEDEAPAKPAAQTTKSTPKPAATPKAALTPKTPSKPAESSSDSDSSSDEEEPPKKVAAPPATKAAPPKSKPAAESSSSDSDSSSDEDEKTKVKPATAAKPTVTPTSTKKAESSSSDSSDSWDSETEAKKTTPAKPPVTKTTTPKTPTAKTPVSKAAESSSSSEESSDEEEETKAPVKTTPAAKSTPTATAKPKPVSSSSESSSSEEEEVKTPKTPTAANGTGGKRKRAEDDEEDEAASKKTPKNKKPVHVTPHSFPKAKQKNGNTPFRRIREEEIEVDPRLTDNSFNAKLGATGDYGEKANDVLKYTKGKSFRHEKTKKKRGSYRGGAISTSVNSIKFDSD, from the exons ATGGCGGCGGGTAGCTCAGTCCCTAGTGATCTCTACCAACACGTTTATACGTTTCTTTTAGAGAACAAGTTCACCAAAGCCGCCAAGGAGTTTCTAAAACAAGCTAAAGTC aagcCTCAGGACCAAAATGAAGACGGACTCGTTGACATCTTTAGTTTTTGGGTTAA TTCTCGGGGGGCAACGAAACGGAAAGCTCTGCCCAAAGGTCCTGAGGTTAATGGACCGTCTGCGAAGAAGGCAAAGAAGGATGAGGAGAGTTCTAGTGAAGAGGAATCGAGCAGTGATGAGGAAGATGCAACACCTGTCCAGAAACCAGCTCAAG ctgCAGCACAAGTGAAAAAGGCAGCGGCTGCAGTGCCGGTGAAAAAGGCAGCGGCTGCAGTGCCGGTGAAAAAGGCAGCGGCTGCAGTGCCGGTGAAAAAG GCAGCGGAGTCCAGCAGCAGTGAAGACTCTAGTGACTCTGAAGATGAAGCCACCACTAAAGTCCCAGTAAAG AAAGTCACAGCTGTGAAGCCTGCAGTGTCGTCCCCTGCAACAGCTGCCAGGAAGAAGGACACCAGCTCCAGCAGTGAGGAGTCTGACTCGGAGGAAGAATCAGCCAAGCCTGCAGCCAAAG CAGCCAAGCCTACGGCTGTGACCCCTAAACCCAAGGCTGCTCCTAAAGCCCCAGCTCAGAAAAAACAGGAGAGCAGCAGCAGTGAGGAAAGCTCAAGTGACTCTGAAGATGAGGCTCCAGCAAAG GCAGCAGTAAAAGCCACTGCCCCGAAGAAGGTTCCAGCTCCGGCCAAAGCcgccaacagcagcagcagcagcgacgATGACTCTtcagatgaggaggaggaaaaggcTCCACCCAGTAAAAAACCCAAAGCAG GTACGTACAGTGCGGTTCCTCCACCTGTAGCTAAGCGTGCCCCTGCTCCAGCAACTAAACAGGACTCATCAGACAGCAGCGAAGACAGCAGTGAcgaggaggaagaaaagaaagctcCTG CACCTGCAAAGGCTGTGACTCCCAAACCTGTGGCCAAGAAGGATGAGTCAAGTTCAGACAGCTCTG ATTCAAGCTCAGAGGATGAAGCAAAGAAACCAGCTGCCAAAGCAGCTCCACCTAAAGCAGCTCCACCTAAAGCAGCTCCACCTAAAGCTAAAGCCCCAGCAGTTCCCAAGAAGACTGTGGCAGCTCCTGCGAAGAAGGAAGACGACTCCTCGTCAAGCTCTGATGATGACGACGAGAAGGAGGCAAAGAAGCCACCCACCAAGGCAACACCGGCAAAATCTGTCCTAGCTGCTAAGGCCACTCCTGCCAAGAAGgaatcctcctcatcctctagCTCTGAGGattcagatgatgaagatgaggaaccaacaacaaaaactcCTGTAACCAAGGCCACCCCGGCAAAGGCCACCCCGGCAAAGGCCACCCCGGCAAAGGCCACCCCGGCAAAGGCCACCCCGGCAAAGGCCACCGAAGAGTCGTCCTCTTCCAGTTCGGAAGAgtctgatgatgaagatgaaaaagCAAAAACGACTGCTAAACCTGTCCCAGTTAAGACTCCTCCAGCAAAAGCCACACCCGCAAAGAAAGCAGTCTCCTCAAGCTCAG ACTCTGATAGCTCAGAAGACGAGGCTCCTGCCAAACCTGCAGCTCAAACGACTAAATCCACACCTAAACCAGCAGCTACTCCTAAGGCTGCATTAACACCCAAGACTCCATCCAAGCCAGCGGAGAGCAGCTCAGACTCGGACAGCTCTTCCGATGAGGAGGAGCCTCCGAAGAAAGTTGCCGCACCTCCTGCCACTAAAGCAGCACCACCTAAATCTAAACCCGCAGCGGAGTCCAGCAGCAGTGACTCAGACAGCTCCAGCGATGAAGACGAGAAGACTAAAGTGAAACCTGCTACCGCAGCTAAGCCTACTGTGACTCCAACAAGCACAAAGAAGGCTGagagcagcagctctgactctTCTGACAGCTGGGATTCAGAGACCGAAGCAAAAAAAACGACTCCGGCCAAACCTCCCGTCACCAAAACAACAACTCCTAAAACCCCAACCGCAAAAACGCCCGTCTCGAAGGCTGCAGAGTCGTCGTCCTCCAGCGAAGAGAGCtcagatgaggaggaggagaccAAAGCGCCAGTAAAAACCACACCTGCTGCAAAAAGCACACCCACTGCTACAGCAAAGCCGAAGCCTGTGAGCAGCTCATCAGAGAGCTCTTCatctgaggaagaggaggtgaAAACTCCCAAGACTCCAACTGCAGCAAATG gtACCGGCGGCAAAAGAAAGAGGGCAGAGGATGACGAGGAGGACGAGGCCGCTTCAAAGAAAACACCCAAAAACAAAAAGCCTGTTCACGTCACTCCTCATTCCTTCCCCAAGGCCAAACAGAAG AATGGCAATACTCCTTTCCGTAGAATAAGAGAGGAGGAGATTGAGGTAGACCCGCGTCTGACAGACAATTCCTTCAACGCCAAG TTGGGAGCGACCGGAGATTATGGCGAGAAGGCTAACGACGTGCTTAAGTACACCAAAGGCAAGTCCTTCAGACacgaaaagacaaaaaagaagcGCGGCAGCTACAGAGGAGGTGCCATTTCTACCTCCGTCAACTCCATCAAATTTGACAGTGACTGA